A genomic stretch from Rhodomicrobium vannielii ATCC 17100 includes:
- a CDS encoding DUF2497 domain-containing protein: MNRADQAPEPSMEEILASIRSIIADDGKPSAAESARAAPAGSPAAPVEEDVLDLTEELVFPVERAAASTPPVSSAPEQPALNRARFDAQPAASDLRHGAVEPNCQAAERAEPEPAAHAVASPQEAHSGARAASAQAMPPMERVAAHLETSQPEAPRQETYRPETPRTEADPREAQPRPAQATPRSIWSRREMPGSPAPAPASPVTPRAAAEPPARPQKRWAEDIHMPIPAGGPVPLIPQDIQPRVEEAAKLQTVTAPEHEATAAEPEDSAMAMLAERLARDAVSAMDAEELTQASEVDFAALEDERKAEVTESFASAIERQSEGNSGQPLPSLLDEVLRHDFRRDADEDEDDETEASDAAAVSEPEIAHDAPEEAEDASVYAPTEAVDTTPVEEPEAEQPVFETEHFREIEEARSEDLPSEEAQADEAATDEPSVEQDHFEQEFEPRFEAPVERGPRPDFAPWLVASPVHDEPASAFLASEPEAEREPEPAREEVELPLAQARFIGAEPSSYTQQLVTEPSPYAPQVVAAQAPAPAPAPSQATAVPPAATGPLEAAVREMLRPMLVQWLNENMPRILESAIREEIASRGVLPKPDDQV, from the coding sequence ATGAACCGCGCAGATCAGGCTCCCGAACCGTCGATGGAGGAGATTCTCGCCTCCATCCGCTCGATTATCGCCGACGACGGCAAACCGTCCGCGGCCGAGAGCGCGCGCGCCGCACCAGCCGGATCTCCCGCAGCGCCCGTCGAGGAGGATGTTCTCGACCTCACCGAGGAACTCGTCTTTCCGGTGGAAAGGGCGGCGGCTTCGACGCCTCCCGTCTCGTCCGCGCCAGAGCAGCCTGCGTTGAACCGGGCTCGATTTGACGCACAGCCCGCCGCGTCTGATTTGCGGCACGGCGCTGTTGAGCCGAATTGCCAGGCGGCAGAGCGGGCGGAACCGGAACCCGCAGCACACGCCGTCGCATCCCCGCAGGAAGCGCACTCTGGCGCTCGGGCCGCGAGCGCGCAGGCCATGCCGCCCATGGAGCGCGTCGCCGCGCATCTCGAAACGTCGCAGCCTGAAGCACCTCGCCAGGAAACCTATCGCCCCGAAACACCCCGTACCGAAGCCGATCCGCGCGAAGCTCAGCCGCGCCCGGCGCAGGCGACACCGCGCTCGATCTGGTCGCGACGCGAAATGCCCGGCTCGCCAGCGCCCGCTCCCGCCTCGCCCGTGACGCCGCGCGCCGCCGCGGAGCCTCCCGCGAGGCCGCAGAAGCGCTGGGCCGAAGACATCCATATGCCCATTCCTGCCGGAGGTCCGGTGCCGCTCATTCCGCAAGACATCCAACCGCGCGTCGAGGAGGCGGCAAAGCTTCAGACCGTCACCGCGCCGGAACACGAGGCAACCGCTGCAGAGCCGGAAGATTCGGCGATGGCCATGCTGGCCGAACGGCTCGCCCGCGACGCCGTCAGCGCGATGGACGCCGAGGAACTCACGCAGGCCAGCGAAGTCGATTTCGCGGCGCTGGAGGACGAACGGAAGGCCGAAGTGACCGAAAGCTTCGCCAGCGCCATCGAGCGCCAGAGCGAGGGCAATTCGGGCCAGCCGCTTCCGAGCTTGCTGGACGAGGTGTTGCGCCACGATTTCCGCCGCGATGCGGACGAAGACGAGGACGACGAGACGGAGGCCAGCGACGCCGCCGCTGTTTCCGAGCCCGAGATTGCGCACGACGCCCCGGAGGAGGCCGAAGACGCTTCGGTCTACGCACCGACCGAGGCTGTTGACACGACTCCGGTGGAGGAGCCGGAAGCCGAGCAACCGGTCTTCGAGACGGAGCATTTCCGCGAGATTGAAGAGGCCCGCTCCGAGGATCTCCCCTCGGAAGAAGCGCAGGCCGACGAAGCCGCGACCGACGAGCCGAGCGTCGAGCAAGATCATTTCGAACAGGAGTTTGAGCCGCGTTTCGAGGCCCCCGTGGAGCGCGGTCCGCGACCGGATTTCGCGCCATGGCTGGTGGCGTCGCCGGTGCATGACGAGCCTGCTTCGGCTTTTCTGGCGTCCGAGCCGGAAGCGGAACGGGAACCGGAGCCCGCGCGCGAAGAGGTGGAGCTGCCGCTTGCGCAGGCCCGCTTCATCGGCGCCGAGCCGTCTTCCTATACGCAGCAACTTGTCACTGAGCCGTCGCCATACGCGCCGCAGGTCGTCGCCGCGCAAGCGCCAGCCCCCGCTCCCGCGCCGTCTCAGGCCACGGCAGTTCCGCCTGCCGCAACGGGGCCGCTCGAAGCCGCCGTTCGCGAGATGCTGCGTCCGATGCTGGTGCAGTGGCTCAACGAGAACATGCCGCGCATCCTCGAAAGCGCCATCCGCGAGGAAATCGCGTCGCGCGGCGTCTTGCCGAAACCGGACGATCAGGTATAG
- a CDS encoding valine--tRNA ligase: MLEKTYDHAAIEPRMSKAWEDAEAFRAGKALEVNPKAEPYSIVIPPPNVTGSLHMGHALNNTLQDVLARFYRMRGRDVLWQPGTDHAGIATQSLVERQLAEKQEPSRRDLGREEFLRRVWAWKEHSGGTIVNQLKRLGASCDWSRERFTMDEGLSRAVVKVFVDLYNDGLIYKDKRLVNWDPKLQTAISDLEVIPVETKGHLWYFKYPIKDAENLERKFVVVATTRPETMLGDTAVAVNPEDERWKPYIGKTVILPLVGREIPIVADEHADPEQGSGAVKITPAHDFNDFEVGRRHDLPLINIFTPTGTLNDEVPEAYRGLDRFEARKRIVADLEALELVEKIEPHALKVPYGDRSNVVIEPYLTDQWYVDAKTLAQPALAAVREGKTRFVPENWRTVYFQWLDNIQPWCISRQLWWGHQIPAWYHPVWDLSFPMPSWVGNEIAVASTEEEAIRLAYDYYTKHAEPLGLQLDKLKIEVVPEMPNGSWIEIVREIREGVRPIPLWRDEDVLDTWFSSGLWPFSTLGWPDETPELARYYPTSVLVTGFDIIFFWVARMMMLGLHFKKEVPFRDVYIHALVRDEKGAKMSKSKGNVVDPLSVMDNYGADALRFTMAAMAAQGRDVKLSMQRIEGYRNFATKLWNAARFCEMNGCVRKEGFDPAAVKLTLNRWIYAEAQATAAAVTEAIEAYRFNDAAGAVYRFVWNRFCDWYLEFAKPVFMGEDEAAKAETQAMAAWALDEILKLLHPFMPFVTEELWTVTGEEGPARESLLALASWPVPAKDTDAKALAEIDWVIDLISEIRSLRSEMNVPPATLLPLTLTGATDDTKARAARYEAFLKRMARISDIGFADVPPQGSAQFVLGEATMALALAGVIDIAAERERLKKEIGKHESEITKIDARFANEQFVAKAAEEVLEDNRERRAEAEAAAERLKAALQRLANVA, from the coding sequence ATGTTGGAAAAAACTTACGATCACGCCGCCATCGAACCGCGCATGTCCAAAGCATGGGAGGACGCTGAAGCCTTCCGCGCCGGGAAAGCGCTCGAAGTCAATCCGAAGGCGGAGCCGTATTCGATCGTTATTCCGCCGCCGAACGTGACGGGCTCGCTGCATATGGGCCACGCGCTGAACAACACGCTTCAGGACGTGCTCGCGCGGTTCTACCGCATGCGCGGCCGCGACGTGCTGTGGCAGCCGGGCACCGATCACGCGGGCATCGCGACGCAAAGCCTCGTCGAGCGCCAGTTGGCGGAGAAGCAGGAGCCGTCGCGCCGCGACCTCGGCCGCGAGGAATTTCTGCGCCGCGTCTGGGCGTGGAAGGAGCACTCCGGCGGCACCATCGTCAACCAGCTGAAGCGGCTTGGCGCATCGTGCGACTGGTCGCGCGAGCGCTTCACCATGGACGAAGGGCTGTCGCGCGCCGTCGTCAAGGTGTTCGTCGACCTCTACAATGATGGCCTGATCTACAAGGACAAGCGGCTCGTCAATTGGGATCCGAAGCTGCAAACCGCGATCTCCGATCTTGAGGTGATCCCGGTCGAGACGAAGGGGCATCTCTGGTATTTCAAATATCCGATCAAGGACGCGGAAAACCTCGAACGGAAGTTCGTGGTCGTCGCCACGACGCGCCCCGAGACGATGCTCGGCGATACGGCCGTTGCGGTGAACCCCGAGGATGAGCGCTGGAAGCCCTATATCGGCAAGACGGTGATCCTGCCGCTGGTGGGTCGCGAAATCCCGATTGTCGCCGACGAGCACGCCGACCCGGAACAAGGTTCCGGCGCGGTGAAGATCACGCCTGCGCACGATTTCAACGACTTCGAGGTGGGCCGTCGCCACGACCTGCCGCTGATCAACATCTTCACGCCGACGGGGACGCTCAACGACGAGGTGCCGGAGGCTTATCGCGGTCTCGACCGCTTCGAGGCGCGCAAACGCATCGTCGCCGACCTCGAAGCGCTGGAACTCGTCGAGAAGATCGAGCCGCACGCGCTGAAGGTTCCCTATGGCGACCGCTCGAACGTCGTCATCGAGCCGTATCTGACCGACCAGTGGTATGTCGACGCGAAGACGCTGGCTCAGCCCGCGCTCGCCGCCGTCCGCGAGGGCAAGACGCGCTTCGTGCCGGAGAACTGGCGCACGGTCTATTTCCAGTGGCTCGACAACATTCAGCCGTGGTGTATTTCGCGCCAGCTTTGGTGGGGGCATCAGATCCCGGCCTGGTATCACCCGGTTTGGGACCTGAGTTTCCCGATGCCGTCTTGGGTCGGCAACGAGATTGCCGTGGCTTCGACCGAGGAGGAAGCTATCAGGCTTGCTTATGATTATTACACAAAGCACGCTGAGCCGCTCGGTCTCCAGCTTGACAAGTTGAAGATTGAAGTCGTTCCCGAAATGCCTAACGGGTCATGGATCGAAATTGTCCGCGAGATCCGCGAGGGCGTTCGGCCAATCCCCTTATGGCGCGACGAAGACGTGCTCGACACATGGTTTTCGTCCGGCTTGTGGCCGTTCTCGACGCTTGGCTGGCCCGACGAAACGCCGGAACTCGCGCGCTATTACCCGACATCGGTGCTCGTCACAGGCTTCGACATCATCTTCTTCTGGGTCGCCCGCATGATGATGCTGGGCCTGCACTTCAAGAAGGAGGTGCCGTTCCGCGATGTGTACATTCACGCGCTCGTCCGCGACGAGAAGGGCGCAAAGATGTCGAAGTCGAAGGGCAACGTCGTCGATCCGCTGAGCGTCATGGACAATTACGGCGCCGACGCGCTGCGCTTTACCATGGCGGCGATGGCGGCGCAGGGCCGCGACGTGAAGCTCTCCATGCAGCGCATCGAGGGCTACCGCAACTTCGCGACGAAGCTCTGGAACGCCGCTCGCTTCTGCGAGATGAACGGCTGCGTGCGGAAAGAGGGCTTCGACCCGGCCGCCGTAAAGCTCACGCTCAACCGCTGGATCTATGCGGAGGCGCAGGCCACGGCAGCCGCCGTCACCGAAGCCATCGAGGCATACCGCTTCAACGACGCAGCGGGCGCGGTCTATCGCTTCGTGTGGAACCGCTTCTGCGATTGGTATCTCGAATTCGCCAAGCCCGTGTTCATGGGCGAGGACGAAGCCGCGAAGGCCGAAACGCAGGCGATGGCGGCCTGGGCGCTCGACGAGATCTTGAAGCTTCTGCATCCGTTCATGCCCTTCGTCACCGAGGAACTCTGGACGGTGACGGGCGAAGAGGGCCCCGCGCGCGAATCGCTGCTGGCGCTCGCCTCGTGGCCAGTGCCTGCGAAGGATACGGACGCAAAGGCGCTCGCCGAAATCGATTGGGTGATCGACCTCATCAGCGAAATTCGCTCGTTACGCTCCGAAATGAATGTGCCGCCCGCGACGCTCCTGCCGCTGACGCTCACCGGCGCGACGGACGACACGAAGGCGCGCGCGGCCCGCTACGAGGCGTTCCTCAAGCGCATGGCGCGGATTTCGGACATCGGCTTCGCGGATGTACCGCCGCAAGGCTCCGCGCAGTTCGTGCTCGGCGAGGCGACCATGGCGCTGGCGCTGGCGGGCGTGATCGACATCGCGGCGGAGCGGGAGCGGCTGAAGAAGGAGATCGGCAAGCACGAGTCGGAGATCACCAAGATCGACGCGCGCTTCGCGAACGAGCAGTTCGTGGCGAAAGCGGCCGAAGAAGTGTTGGAGGATAACCGCGAGCGCCGCGCCGAGGCCGAAGCCGCCGCCGAGCGGCTCAAGGCGGCGCTTCAGCGGCTTGCCAACGTCGCCTGA